In Nocardia sp. NBC_00403, the DNA window CCGAGCCCCTGGGTCAGGAACTTTCCGAAGTCTCCGTAATCCGCTTCCAGTTTGTCGACCGCCGTTTCCAGATAGGCGGCACGGACTTCCTGCAACGGAATCAGCAGATCGGGGTTCTGCATCAGGCCTGCTCGTTTCACGTCCTCGCGCAGCTTCGCGTCGGCCGCGGCCCGGAACTGATTCGACAGCAAATAGTCCTGGCGCGCAGTCTGTTCCGGCACGCCGACCGCCCGCAGGACCACGTAGGTCACCCAGCCGGTTCGATCCTTGCCCGCGGTGCAGTGATAGAGCGTGGCCTTGTCGGTTGCCGCGAGATCCTTGATCGTCTGCCCGAATTCAGCCAGCGAGTCCGTGTTGAAGAAGCTCCGGTAGACCCCCGCCATGATCTCCTCGGCCCGTCCGTTACCGAGCAATTCCTCCTGCCGCTGCGGATCGCGAGACTGAATCGCCTGCAGCATCTGCTGGAACAGCCCGGTGTCATCGATCGGCCGCGAGACCTGTTGCACACCCGCGGGCAGCTTGTCGGGCCCCGAGAACTGGACCTCCGCGGGCGTCCGTAGATCGATGGCCGCCTTCAGGTTCAGACTGCCCAGCTTCTGTACATCCGCAGCGGTCAGCTTGTCCAAGGAATCGGCTCGAATAGCCTTGCCGGACTTGACCTTCGCCCCGTCATAGGTCCGATATCCACCGATATCCCGAACATTCACCGCCCCCTGCAACTCGATCCGCGCCGCCGCCTCGACGGTGGGATCGGCAATCGCGGTAGGCGGCGAACCGGTCGCGGTAAGTGCGAATGTCGCAAGGGCGGCGGTAATGAAAGAAATAACAGAAATCTTCATGGCGGGGGACAGTAGGACCAAGGCCGAGGTGTCTGCAGCTGTTCTCTCCGCTTTCGCCGCAACGGCCCCGCTCACCGGGATTCTCTTCCTGTTCAACAGGATTCCAGTTCCATCCAACGGGATTCACCCTGCCGCAGGAAGATTCAGTGTATGAACGCGGAATATCCTTCATTTCTGCGCACCCGACAGCTGCAGGCCACAGGCTAAGATCTCACTGCAGATCTCGTGACGCGAGGCCGCCCTCAGCGGCGTGGGTGGCGTCCTGGATGATGCGGGCATGCTGGTGCGCACGGAGAAGATGCCGCAGGCCCCGCAGTGGCCGATGAAAGTTCGGGTTCACACGCCCGTCGGAGTCGCCGAGGTGCTCTGGCGCGGTGATCCGCAAGAAGCCGACGGCCACCACCTCATCGAGTGGACCGTCGATGACGACATCTTCTGGGGCCAGAACACGCAGCCGGCCCCACTTGCCGAGGCGGGACTCCGGCAGGAAGGCGACAGAGTAGTCGTGCGCGGGCGGCTCCAGCTGACCGAGGACGGCGCTGTGTACCTTCAGATGGGCGACTCACTGATTCTGTTCGATCTTGCATCACCAATCCCCGCCAGCACCGACGGCGCCTGGGTGGAGATCAGCGTCGAAGTGAACAGCGTCGCTATCTACCCCTACCAGATCTGAAAGAACATCTGGGGACTCAGGTGTCTCCGACTACCTCGCGTCGATGCTCATCGCGAGCGGCGCGAACATCAAAGTCGTGCAAGCGCGAACACGGCACGCGAACGCGAAAACCACGCTCGACACCTACGGTCATCTGTGGCCGGAAACAGACAAGTCCACCCGCCAGGCGATCGCCGGAGTGATTGCCCAACGGGTGGACTCTAATTCTGCTGCTACCGAGAGCCCGAATCAGGCGTAAAAGCCCTGGTCAGGCTTACACGTCGAAGTAGAGCTCGGACTAGGAACTGGGCGTTTGGTTCGTTGGTGGCCGTTGGTCTCGATGGCTGTGAGCTGGGGGTTTGCAGTCATAACGTTGGTCGGAATCGGCTCTCGGTGGGGCCGCTGCGTATGAACTGCGTATGACGAAGGCGGTCGGACGGCCTACTCGTCGTTCTGTGTGGGCGTCATCGGCCGCCGAGTCCCATGCCGGCCATGATGACAGCCGTTAGAGCGTATTCAAAGATAAGGTCCGGGTCCTGTGTGGCCTCACGTAGGAGCTTGTCTGCGGTAGTTCGGTCTTCGTTGAGTTGGGCGCCTATCAGTCGTAGCGACCATCGTTCTCTCTGCTCCATGTCCGCTGGCCAGATGTCGGGGACCGGATAGGGACCTGTGTGGGTACCTTCCGGTGATGCTTCGATCAGGCAGTCGACCCAAAACAAGATGGCCTCGGCTATTCCCTCGCTGTCGACCGATTCGTCTTCGATGAGCTGTCGGACCTTCATCCCGGCTGATGGATCCTCTGATATCGCTGCTCTGAGTGCCACGCGTGCGTGCTGAAGCCAAACTGGATCTGCCATCGGATCCCCCAATGCCGCTGAAATCGTTCCTGGACCGAGCCTTTCGGTCGGTCACCAGTTTAGGACGCGGTTCTGACGAGCCGACGGTTTCGTCAGCTCGGTGACTTCCCTTCCCCTGCTTCCTCATACTGGCCATCCCTGAGCGGAGGGAGGGCGTGTCAAGGGCGCTCTTTCCCTTGACTCGTCCGAGTGAGGTCAGACAATTGGGCCATGAGGAGGCAGGGATCTACGCAACCATAGCCAGTCACCCTGTCCGCGGATTCCGTTCAGCAATTCACTTGCACCTGGTGAGCGGCTTGGTGATCGGGCAAAAGGCCGGCCTTTTCGGCTGATCGGTGACGGCTCGGTGACCTCCTACGCGGGCTCGGCAGGCTGGGTCTTATGAGGCAAGCGAGCGAAGCTCGTGCGGCAGCACCGTATGAGAGTCAGTGCGCTGGGGGCCGTCGATCGGGCAGAGTGGCGGCCGGTTCGGGTCGGCGATCCGTTCAGCAATTCGCTGCCGGGCACACGTCCACAGCTCGGATCGGTGCTGTAGTGAGCAATCAGGAGTCTGGGTGCACGCTGTTGGCGTATGCGTGCTGCCGACGCGCCCGGTGGGCCGCCAGCGCAGCCAGGCACGCCGGTTGCGTGGCGGCGGCGCGCATGCGCCGTCGCGCGCTCTTGACTCTATATAGCGAAATTCAGCAACAACTTCGTGAAGTGACAGGCGCTCTGCAACTGGGGGCGTCGGACACGGGGCCTCGTCGTGGAATCGGTTGCCGTTCTTGCGATTCCGCTCGGACTGCTCAAGTACGCTGGGATCACCTCCAGCTCAGGGGCGGTGTGGCAGCTGGTCCAGGCCGCATCGCGCCGAGGAAGGAGGTGGTGGGAGATGGCGAAACATCGCCGGAGCAAAACAAAGGCCCCGGTCGACTACGGCATCGTCTTGATCGGTGCTGCCGTGATCGCCGGGGCGCTCATGTTGGTCCGCCGAGTCTGGCTGGCTAGCTAAACCCACCAGGGCAGGGCGTCGGTAGCAACGGCGTCCTGCC includes these proteins:
- a CDS encoding tyrosine-protein phosphatase, with the translated sequence MKISVISFITAALATFALTATGSPPTAIADPTVEAAARIELQGAVNVRDIGGYRTYDGAKVKSGKAIRADSLDKLTAADVQKLGSLNLKAAIDLRTPAEVQFSGPDKLPAGVQQVSRPIDDTGLFQQMLQAIQSRDPQRQEELLGNGRAEEIMAGVYRSFFNTDSLAEFGQTIKDLAATDKATLYHCTAGKDRTGWVTYVVLRAVGVPEQTARQDYLLSNQFRAAADAKLREDVKRAGLMQNPDLLIPLQEVRAAYLETAVDKLEADYGDFGKFLTQGLGLDATTILQLRKNLVG